GCAGGCCGGTACCGGCCTGCCCGCTCCCAGTCCGACGGACAAAAACAAATCGTGTTAATCAAAATCACCCGAAGAGATTCTGATTAGAGGCGGCCTGTTTTAGTCGTCGTCACCGTAAATTTCGGCGGCGACGCGACCCGCGTTTACGGCTGTCGGCCAGCCGGAATAGAAGGCAAGATGCGTGATCATTCCGCCGATTTCCTCTTTCGTCACGCCGTTATCCAGCGCCCGGCGCATATGCCCGCGCAGTTCATCGGTACGGTACAGCGCCGTCAGCACCGCGATGGTGATGAGGCTCCGGTCGCGCTTCGACAGATCGGTCCGTTCCCATACATCGCCGAAAAGCACGTCGTCGCGCAGCTGGCCGAGTTTCGGGACCAGTTCATAAGGGGTCTTCTTCGCCATAGTCAGGCTCCTTTCGCTGTTATCCGATTTGATTGCCGCCCAATCGGGCAGGACGGCACGGTGACTTTCCTCCCGCTGCACAAGGCAGCAGCGTCCCGATAATCTATAGACCGCCGGTACCGGCACGTCGATGGTGCGGATCAAAGGGGGCAATTGTTCTCGCGCATTCGTTGATGATAACCTCGCTTGATGCATATCGGGATGTTCATGGAATTCGGGTTCCGCGACAACGGATCGGCCGAAGGCGCTTTCAGGGAGGGGTTCGCCCTTGTCGATGCCGCGGAATCATGGGGTCTCGACAGTGCCTGGCTGTCGGAGTTTCATTTTTCCCCGGACAGATCGGTCCTTTCCTCCCCCATCGTCACGGCAAGCGCGATGGCGGCGCGCACCAGACGCATGCGTATCGGAACGGCCGTCTATGTCCTGCCGCTGACAAATCCCCTGCGCATCGCCGAAGAAGTGGCGACGCTGGACCAGATCAGCGAAGGCCGGTTTGATTTCGGCATCGGACGAAGCGGATTTGTGGGCCAGTACCACAGTTACAATATCGATTACAGTGAAAGCCAGGATCGCTTCTCGGAGGCCGTCGATATCCTGCGCGCGGCCTGGTCGGGTGAGAAATTTTCCTATAGCGGCAAATATTTTCAGGTCAACGATGCCCTCGTCGTTCCGCAGCCGGTACAGAAGCCGCACCCGCCGATGCGCATTGCCGCGGCATCGGCGGGCACGTTCGAGACTGTTGCCCGGCAGGGTGTCCCCCTCTTCGTCGGATTGCGCGGCGACGGGCTGGAAACCCTGAAGAACAGTATCGGCGTCTATCGCAAAACCTGGACGGAAGCAGGGCACGAAGGTGTCGGCAGCGTCTATCTGCGTGTCCCCATGTATGCCGCCGCATCCCCGGGCGCCGCGCGGGAAGATCCGAAGAAATCGATCCTCTGGTATTTCGAGCGGCAGGCGAAACTGCTGGCGTCTGCCGGCCGGAACCGCGGCAGCGAGGGACAGGCCAGAACCGTCGCCACCCTGTCGGCGCTCTCCTACGAGGATATTCTGGAGTCCAGGGTTGCATTCGGCACCGCGGAACAGATCATCGACCGATTGCAGGAATGGCAGGACGTCCTGGGGATCGACGGAATTATCGTTGAAACCAATGCCGGCGGCATGCTGAGCGAAGAACAGGTTCTCGCCAGCATGCGCATCATAACGCACAAGATCATGCCCGCCTTCAAATAGGCCGCTACTTCCAGGCCCAGACCGGCTGCTCCAGATGCTCCACCCGCGTGGCGCGCCCGAAAAGCGCCACTTCCCGGAACTGATAGACCACCGCCGCAGTCGGCGCGTGCACCTTCGCATTGGCAATATTCAATCGAATGATCGGCCTGTCACTTTCCGGGATCGTGCCAAATTCCGGTGTATCGGCATGGGCAAGCTGCGACAGCGGCACGAAATGTACTTTCGCCACTTCCCGCGGGTCCGGCTTGACCGTGACATTCCCGCCGGCCCACATGACGACCGGGGTGATCCGGTACCCTGACCGGCTGGGATAATCGTCCAGCAGGCCAAGCACCGTCTCCTCCCCGATATCGACGCCGACCTCTTCCTCAAGTTCGCGAAGCGCCGCCTGGATTGCCGTTTCGCCCGGCTCCACGCGGCCGCCTGGCAGGGCAAATTGCCCTGCATGTGCATTTAACTTGTTGGCCCGACGCGTCAGGAGAAAAGCCGCCCCCGCAGGCGAGTCCACCACGGTTATGGCGACGGCCGCATGCTTGAGGCCGTCCGGCTGCGTACGGCGGTCCTCAAACGCGACGACATTCGCCAGCAGACGCTGTCGCAGCACATCATTGAACAGGTACGACAAGGCCTGTTACCACCCGTAATGATGGCGCAGGGTCATTTGCGGTCCAGCGCGGCCTGCATGAGTTCAAGCCTGTCGTTGCCGAAATACATGTCATCGCCATCGATGAAGAAAGTGGGTGATCCAAACCCGCCCCTGGCAATCAGATCGTCCGTCGATGCAAACAACTGGCGTTTGACCGCATCCGTAGCGATATCCCTGAAAAATCCATCCGGGTCCATGCCGACCGCCATCGCGATGTCGCGTAACACGTCATCCTGTGAAATGTCCCGGTCATCGCGCCAATAAGCCTCGAAACAGGCGCGCGCGTAATCGGAAATTTTTCCCTGCTCGATCGCGAGAAACGCGCCGCGCAGGGCTTTTACGCTGTTCACAGGAAATACACTCGGTTTGACCATCTTCAAACCAAGGAATCGGGCCCAGTCCGCCATGTCCTTCTGGTAATAGGCATCCTTGGACGCAATCGGGTTTTCGCGGCGCTGGTAGACACTCGGGTTCACCTTGTTGAAAACCGCGCCGACGAGAAACGGCTTCCAAACCAGTTCCGCATCGTTGCGGCCGCAGAAATCCTCTATCCGGTGACATGCAAAATACGTCCACGGGCTGGATACGTCGAAAAAGAACTCAATTTTTGCCATGTTCGCTGCACCCTAGGAGCTGTAAATTATTGAAGAACGCGCCGCGCGCGGGCGCCGCCCATGATGAATGACGTATCCGCGCCGCCAAGGAAAAACCGC
The window above is part of the Alphaproteobacteria bacterium genome. Proteins encoded here:
- a CDS encoding CoA pyrophosphatase, translating into MSYLFNDVLRQRLLANVVAFEDRRTQPDGLKHAAVAITVVDSPAGAAFLLTRRANKLNAHAGQFALPGGRVEPGETAIQAALRELEEEVGVDIGEETVLGLLDDYPSRSGYRITPVVMWAGGNVTVKPDPREVAKVHFVPLSQLAHADTPEFGTIPESDRPIIRLNIANAKVHAPTAAVVYQFREVALFGRATRVEHLEQPVWAWK
- a CDS encoding carboxymuconolactone decarboxylase family protein, with amino-acid sequence MAKKTPYELVPKLGQLRDDVLFGDVWERTDLSKRDRSLITIAVLTALYRTDELRGHMRRALDNGVTKEEIGGMITHLAFYSGWPTAVNAGRVAAEIYGDDD
- a CDS encoding 2-hydroxychromene-2-carboxylate isomerase codes for the protein MAKIEFFFDVSSPWTYFACHRIEDFCGRNDAELVWKPFLVGAVFNKVNPSVYQRRENPIASKDAYYQKDMADWARFLGLKMVKPSVFPVNSVKALRGAFLAIEQGKISDYARACFEAYWRDDRDISQDDVLRDIAMAVGMDPDGFFRDIATDAVKRQLFASTDDLIARGGFGSPTFFIDGDDMYFGNDRLELMQAALDRK
- a CDS encoding LLM class flavin-dependent oxidoreductase, with amino-acid sequence MFMEFGFRDNGSAEGAFREGFALVDAAESWGLDSAWLSEFHFSPDRSVLSSPIVTASAMAARTRRMRIGTAVYVLPLTNPLRIAEEVATLDQISEGRFDFGIGRSGFVGQYHSYNIDYSESQDRFSEAVDILRAAWSGEKFSYSGKYFQVNDALVVPQPVQKPHPPMRIAAASAGTFETVARQGVPLFVGLRGDGLETLKNSIGVYRKTWTEAGHEGVGSVYLRVPMYAAASPGAAREDPKKSILWYFERQAKLLASAGRNRGSEGQARTVATLSALSYEDILESRVAFGTAEQIIDRLQEWQDVLGIDGIIVETNAGGMLSEEQVLASMRIITHKIMPAFK